A genomic segment from Spinacia oleracea cultivar Varoflay chromosome 3, BTI_SOV_V1, whole genome shotgun sequence encodes:
- the LOC110791840 gene encoding pectinesterase inhibitor 10, with protein sequence MQPLMKLTFLSLIIFSSNSIINQVQCTRASLEKLIPKSLPPLPISTNIFVIPPSSSPSDTAAAPYNDPPYSFSPSSAPISMQDSDGDPKDLPATFKGLFNPFNLKNNQQGQSSWATSLFENPDVKKTCGSTDNPELCLSSLKQFLGQGNGDKKTDTFSLLEMQVKATLQATELALGLSGKKPAQSDNDKDTVKDCKEMYADAKDNLEKVLKAIKSKDIGTINSMLSATISDFGTCDDGAEESGGTSSLVGYGSKLTKLVSNCLSTVSLIKDTGATT encoded by the coding sequence ATGCAACCACTAATGAAATTAACATTTTTGTCCCTCATAATTTTCTCCTCTAATTCTATCATTAACCAAGTTCAATGCACAAGAGCTTCTCTTGAAAAACTAATTCCAAAATCATTACCACCATTACCAATATCAACAAACATCTTTGTTATCCCTCCATCATCGTCACCATCGGATACTGCGGCCGCCCCTTACAATGATCCTCCATACTCTTTCTCACCAAGTTCCGCCCCAATCTCCATGCAAGATTCAGATGGGGATCCCAAAGATCTCCCGGCCACCTTCAAGGGCTTATTCAACCCATTTAACCTAAAAAATAATCAACAAGGCCAATCATCATGGGCCACGTCACTATTTGAAAACCCCGACGTCAAGAAAACTTGTGGGTCCACGGATAATCCTGAACTTTGCCTATCATCCTTAAAACAATTCCTTGGACAAGGTAATGGTGATAAAAAAACAGACACTTTTTCTTTACTTGAGATGCAAGTTAAGGCGACGCTACAAGCCACAGAACTTGCCCTAGGTTTGAGTGGCAAGAAACCGGCGCAATCGGATAACGATAAGGATACCGTTAAAGATTGTAAGGAGATGTACGCTGATGCAAAGGATAATTTAGAAAAGGTATTAAAAGCTATTAAATCCAAAGATATTGGAACTATTAATAGTATGTTAAGTGCTACTATTTCTGATTTTGGTACATGCGATGATGGGGCAGAAGAGAGTGGAGGTACGTCCTCTTTGGTTGGTTATGGAAGTAAGTTGACTAAATTGGTTAGTAATTGCCTTTCCACGGTTTCTCTTATCAAGGATACTGGCGCAACTACATAA